A section of the Solitalea canadensis DSM 3403 genome encodes:
- a CDS encoding M28 family peptidase, producing the protein MKNVIVPFLLVLAMTESSLAQSAETFAGEINASYLKKHLSVLASDAFEGRETGQKGSLLAADYIQAHFKQLGLQAPVNGSYFQTVPLIERSIGDATITVNSTDFKFAEDFLLVGRNLPASIDAKESQWVFAGYGIGAGNWNDFANIEVKGKAVMIISGEPFDKSGKSMITGQENYSDYTLDTRKKFRELQLKHPKLILAVYPNLRTSMAGYATQLRAKSIEFPEKQEENPTAPVVYISEELATELLKPTGKNIAQLVAKMQNTAKPQSAVVKQPFAVKFQTKEAPVKAMNVLGFLPGTDLKEEVLVISSHYDHIGIINGKINNGADDDGSGTTSVLAMAQAFTTAQKAGKGPRRSILFMTFTGEEKGLLGSQWYSDHPVFAFNNTIADLNIDMVGRIDDAHLTDTNYVYLIGSDKLSTDLHKISEEANKNSVNLKLDYKYNDPKDPNRFYYRSDHYNFAKHGIPVVFYFNGVHADYHQPGDKVEKIHFELMAKRAQLVFNTAWDLANRDKRPVVDVKNDFPANR; encoded by the coding sequence ATGAAGAATGTAATTGTTCCTTTTCTGTTAGTACTGGCAATGACAGAAAGCAGCTTAGCGCAAAGTGCTGAGACATTTGCTGGAGAAATTAACGCATCGTATCTGAAAAAACATCTATCTGTTTTAGCTTCTGATGCGTTTGAAGGTAGGGAAACAGGACAAAAGGGATCTTTACTAGCGGCTGACTATATTCAGGCTCATTTTAAACAACTTGGACTGCAGGCTCCTGTAAATGGTTCTTATTTTCAAACTGTGCCTCTAATTGAACGTTCAATTGGTGATGCAACAATTACAGTTAACAGTACTGATTTTAAATTTGCTGAAGACTTTTTATTAGTAGGAAGGAATTTACCTGCATCTATTGACGCAAAGGAAAGTCAATGGGTGTTTGCTGGTTATGGAATAGGAGCCGGAAACTGGAATGATTTTGCCAACATTGAGGTGAAAGGCAAAGCAGTAATGATCATTAGTGGTGAGCCTTTTGATAAAAGCGGAAAGAGTATGATCACTGGGCAGGAAAACTACTCTGATTACACGTTAGATACTCGTAAGAAATTTCGGGAGTTACAGCTTAAACATCCCAAACTTATTCTTGCCGTTTATCCAAACCTAAGAACTTCAATGGCCGGCTATGCGACACAGTTGAGAGCAAAAAGCATTGAGTTTCCTGAAAAACAAGAAGAAAATCCAACAGCACCTGTGGTATATATTTCGGAAGAATTGGCCACAGAATTACTAAAACCTACAGGAAAAAACATAGCTCAGTTGGTGGCGAAAATGCAGAATACTGCGAAACCACAATCTGCAGTTGTAAAGCAGCCATTTGCCGTAAAATTTCAAACTAAAGAGGCCCCTGTTAAAGCGATGAATGTACTGGGCTTTTTGCCCGGAACAGATCTTAAAGAGGAAGTATTAGTGATATCTTCTCATTACGATCATATCGGTATTATTAATGGTAAAATTAATAATGGTGCGGATGATGATGGTTCTGGTACAACTTCAGTGCTTGCGATGGCTCAGGCATTCACCACCGCTCAGAAAGCCGGAAAAGGGCCTCGGCGCAGTATTTTATTTATGACTTTTACAGGTGAAGAAAAGGGGTTATTAGGGTCGCAATGGTATTCAGACCATCCTGTTTTTGCATTTAATAACACGATCGCCGATTTAAATATCGATATGGTGGGTCGTATTGACGACGCCCATTTAACAGACACAAACTATGTTTACTTAATAGGCTCTGATAAATTAAGTACAGATTTGCATAAAATCAGTGAAGAAGCCAATAAAAATAGTGTTAATTTAAAACTGGATTATAAATACAATGATCCGAAAGACCCGAACCGTTTTTATTATCGTTCCGATCATTACAACTTTGCCAAGCACGGTATTCCGGTTGTTTTCTACTTTAATGGTGTACATGCAGACTACCACCAACCGGGTGATAAAGTGGAGAAAATCCATTTTGAGCTAATGGCAAAACGTGCACAATTGGTATTTAACACAGCCTGGGATTTGGCAAATAGAGATAAGCGTCCAGTGGTTGACGTTAAAAATGATTTTCCTGCAAATAGATAA
- the rpiB gene encoding ribose 5-phosphate isomerase B, translating into MKIALGGDHAGFEYKKALIEVLEAQGIETKDFGPYSTDSVDYPDYVHPVAESVLANEYDLGVLICGSANGVAITANKHAGIRAAICWLPELAELARGHNNANIVCIPARFVSLEDAKEITQRFITAPFEGGRHANRVNKIDCV; encoded by the coding sequence ATGAAAATAGCATTAGGAGGCGATCACGCCGGTTTTGAGTACAAAAAAGCTTTAATTGAAGTTTTAGAGGCTCAAGGTATTGAAACAAAGGATTTTGGTCCGTATTCAACCGACTCAGTTGATTATCCTGATTATGTGCACCCTGTGGCTGAATCAGTATTAGCCAATGAATATGACTTAGGTGTGTTGATTTGTGGAAGCGCTAATGGTGTTGCAATTACGGCAAACAAACATGCTGGTATTCGTGCGGCGATTTGTTGGTTGCCGGAGTTAGCAGAGTTAGCAAGAGGTCATAACAATGCAAATATTGTATGTATTCCTGCTCGTTTTGTTTCATTGGAAGATGCAAAAGAAATTACCCAACGATTTATTACCGCTCCTTTTGAAGGTGGTCGTCATGCCAATCGCGTAAATAAAATTGATTGCGTATAA
- the tatC gene encoding twin-arginine translocase subunit TatC, whose translation MSDNNSRRSNLITKYVLKDKHTIESEMSFFDHLEELRWHLIRSVIAIAIFTGLAFSYKEIIFDQIILGPKNPDFWTYRMMCQIAAKYNIADFCVDKINFVIMNTELAGQFMIHLTSSFLVGIALAFPYFIWELWRFIKPALEIKERQYANGLIFFTSVLFGIGVLFGYFIIVPLTINFLGSYTVSAEILNQVSLDSYLSTVGTLSLGCGLTFELPIIIYFLSKMGIVTPKLLRSNRRFAIVLILLVSAFITPSPDMMTQTIVAIPLFLLFEISIFVSAAVARNKAKKEAEFYNS comes from the coding sequence ATGTCTGATAATAATAGCCGTAGAAGTAATCTAATAACCAAATACGTATTAAAAGATAAGCATACCATTGAATCAGAGATGTCATTCTTCGATCATCTGGAAGAGCTAAGATGGCATTTGATTCGTTCCGTTATTGCCATTGCAATTTTTACTGGTCTTGCTTTTAGCTATAAAGAAATCATCTTTGATCAGATTATTTTAGGGCCTAAAAATCCAGACTTTTGGACCTATCGTATGATGTGCCAGATAGCTGCAAAATATAATATTGCAGATTTTTGTGTGGATAAGATCAATTTTGTGATTATGAATACCGAATTAGCCGGTCAGTTCATGATTCACTTAACATCCTCTTTTCTGGTGGGTATTGCACTAGCCTTTCCATATTTTATTTGGGAGCTTTGGAGGTTTATTAAACCAGCCCTGGAAATTAAGGAGCGTCAGTATGCAAACGGTTTGATCTTCTTTACATCTGTGTTGTTTGGAATTGGTGTGTTATTCGGGTATTTCATAATTGTCCCACTTACAATTAACTTTCTGGGTTCATATACAGTAAGTGCAGAGATCCTGAATCAGGTTTCTCTGGATTCCTATTTATCTACCGTTGGAACATTATCATTAGGCTGTGGACTTACCTTTGAATTGCCAATCATTATCTATTTCCTTTCAAAGATGGGTATTGTTACACCTAAGCTGTTGCGTAGTAACCGTAGATTTGCGATTGTATTAATATTATTGGTTTCGGCATTTATCACGCCTAGTCCAGATATGATGACGCAAACCATCGTTGCAATACCACTGTTTCTTTTGTTTGAAATCAGTATTTTTGTGTCGGCAGCGGTAGCACGTAATAAAGCTAAGAAAGAAGCCGAATTTTATAATTCGTAA
- the accC gene encoding acetyl-CoA carboxylase biotin carboxylase subunit codes for MFKKILIANRGEIALRIIRTCKEMGIKTVAVYSTADRESLHVRFADEAVCIGPAPSKDSYLNIPNIIAAAEITNADAIHPGYGFLSENAKFSSICRENGIKFIGASPEMINAMGDKASAKETMKNAGVPTIPGSDGLLSDVKEGIKVANEIGYPVILKATAGGGGRGMRIVWKDEDFEPAWDSARQEAGAAFGNDGIYLEKFVEDPRHIEIQIVGDQYGKVCHLSERDCSIQRRHQKLVEESPSPFMTEELRQKMGEAAIAGASAVNYEGAGTIEFLVDKHRNFYFMEMNTRIQVEHPVTEEVINYDLIKEQIKVAGGVPISGRSYFPDMCAIECRINAEDPMNGFRPSPGRITNFHSPGGHGVRVDTHVYAGYVIPPNYDSMIAKLITVAQTREEAICTMERALSEFVIEGIKTTIPFHLKLMKDPNFRAGNFTTKFMETFDMEK; via the coding sequence ATGTTTAAAAAAATACTTATTGCCAATCGTGGAGAAATCGCGTTACGAATTATTCGTACGTGTAAAGAGATGGGCATAAAAACGGTTGCTGTTTATTCAACAGCAGATCGTGAAAGCTTGCATGTACGTTTTGCTGATGAAGCAGTTTGTATAGGGCCAGCTCCAAGTAAAGATTCTTATTTAAATATTCCTAATATCATTGCGGCTGCAGAAATTACAAATGCAGATGCAATTCACCCAGGTTACGGCTTTTTGTCTGAAAATGCTAAGTTTTCATCAATTTGCCGAGAAAATGGTATCAAATTTATTGGTGCTTCTCCTGAGATGATCAATGCAATGGGAGATAAAGCATCTGCTAAAGAAACCATGAAAAATGCCGGTGTACCCACTATTCCGGGATCAGATGGTTTATTAAGTGATGTAAAAGAAGGTATTAAAGTTGCCAATGAAATCGGTTATCCGGTAATTCTGAAAGCTACTGCCGGTGGTGGTGGCCGTGGAATGCGTATTGTGTGGAAAGACGAAGATTTTGAACCAGCTTGGGATTCAGCTCGTCAGGAAGCAGGTGCTGCATTTGGTAATGATGGTATCTATTTGGAGAAATTCGTTGAAGATCCTCGTCACATTGAGATTCAAATTGTTGGTGACCAATATGGAAAAGTATGTCACCTTTCTGAGCGCGATTGTTCAATCCAGCGTCGTCACCAAAAATTAGTAGAAGAATCTCCTTCACCATTTATGACTGAAGAACTTCGTCAGAAAATGGGAGAGGCAGCAATTGCCGGAGCTTCTGCTGTTAATTATGAAGGTGCAGGAACAATTGAATTCTTAGTTGATAAACACCGCAACTTCTACTTCATGGAAATGAACACTCGTATCCAGGTAGAGCATCCAGTTACGGAAGAAGTTATTAACTACGATTTGATCAAAGAACAAATCAAAGTTGCCGGAGGTGTTCCGATCTCTGGTCGTTCATATTTCCCTGATATGTGCGCAATCGAATGCCGTATCAATGCTGAAGATCCAATGAATGGCTTCCGTCCTTCACCAGGTAGGATCACTAATTTCCACTCTCCGGGTGGTCATGGTGTTCGTGTAGATACACACGTATATGCAGGTTATGTGATCCCTCCTAATTATGATTCAATGATCGCTAAACTGATTACTGTAGCACAAACCCGCGAGGAAGCTATTTGTACAATGGAGCGTGCATTAAGTGAATTTGTAATTGAAGGTATTAAAACGACAATTCCTTTCCATTTGAAATTAATGAAAGACCCTAACTTCAGAGCTGGTAACTTTACCACTAAGTTTATGGAGACTTTTGATATGGAAAAATAG
- the accB gene encoding acetyl-CoA carboxylase biotin carboxyl carrier protein, whose product MEIKEIQELIKFVSKSGVNEVSIERKDFKITIKTTSQQAVQTVVQATVPVAAPVAAIPAQAAAPVATAPAPATTPAASAEAPSDANLITIKSPMIGTFYRQASPEKPSFVNVGDEIRPGQVLCIIEAMKLFNEIESEISGRIVKVLVENASPVEYDQPLFLVEPM is encoded by the coding sequence ATGGAAATCAAAGAAATTCAGGAACTGATCAAATTCGTCTCTAAGTCAGGCGTAAATGAAGTTTCGATTGAACGAAAAGATTTTAAAATAACTATAAAAACTACTTCACAGCAAGCAGTTCAAACTGTAGTTCAAGCTACTGTTCCTGTAGCGGCTCCTGTTGCAGCTATTCCTGCTCAAGCAGCAGCTCCGGTAGCAACAGCACCTGCACCAGCAACAACGCCTGCTGCTTCGGCAGAAGCACCTAGCGATGCAAATCTTATTACCATCAAATCTCCAATGATTGGTACTTTCTATCGCCAGGCTAGCCCTGAAAAACCTTCATTTGTAAATGTTGGTGATGAAATTCGTCCGGGACAAGTTCTTTGCATTATTGAAGCAATGAAATTGTTCAACGAAATTGAATCCGAAATCTCTGGACGTATTGTTAAAGTATTAGTAGAAAATGCTAGTCCGGTAGAATACGATCAACCATTATTCTTGGTTGAGCCAATGTAA
- a CDS encoding beta-ketoacyl-ACP synthase III, with the protein MSQISAAITSVFGYAPEDKLTNQDLEKMVDTNDEWILSRTGIKERRIQKEGATSDMGVKIMEGLLAKRGISPEEIDLVICTTATPDYVFPATANVICDKIGAKNAWGYDLSAACSGFIYGLTTGAQFIQTGMYKKVVVIGIDKMSSIIDYQDRATCIIFGDGGGAVLLEPNNEGLGFQDAILRSDGAGRQFLVMKAGGSAKPASRETVENREHYVYQEGKTVFKFAVTNMAETAAEVMERNNLTADDIAWLVPHQANKRIIDATADRCGMPAEKVMVNIERYGNTTNGTIPLCLWEWEDRLKKGDNLILAAFGGGFTWGAVYLKWAY; encoded by the coding sequence ATGTCACAAATTAGTGCTGCAATAACTTCGGTTTTTGGTTATGCTCCGGAAGACAAACTGACTAACCAAGACCTGGAAAAAATGGTTGATACTAATGATGAGTGGATTCTTTCACGCACAGGTATCAAAGAAAGAAGAATACAAAAAGAGGGCGCAACATCTGATATGGGTGTTAAAATCATGGAAGGATTACTTGCTAAACGCGGTATCAGCCCTGAAGAAATCGACCTTGTAATTTGCACAACTGCTACTCCCGATTACGTATTTCCTGCTACAGCTAATGTTATCTGTGATAAAATAGGAGCTAAGAATGCCTGGGGTTACGACCTTAGCGCTGCTTGTTCTGGTTTTATCTATGGTTTAACTACAGGTGCTCAGTTCATTCAAACCGGAATGTACAAGAAAGTGGTGGTAATTGGTATCGACAAAATGTCGTCTATTATCGATTATCAGGACCGTGCTACTTGTATTATTTTTGGTGATGGTGGTGGTGCGGTATTGCTTGAGCCAAACAACGAAGGCTTAGGATTCCAGGACGCCATTCTGAGAAGTGATGGTGCCGGTCGCCAGTTCCTGGTAATGAAAGCAGGAGGTTCTGCAAAACCTGCATCAAGAGAAACGGTTGAAAACCGTGAGCATTATGTGTATCAAGAGGGAAAAACAGTATTCAAGTTTGCTGTGACCAATATGGCTGAAACAGCAGCTGAAGTTATGGAACGTAATAACTTAACAGCTGATGATATAGCTTGGTTAGTACCTCATCAGGCAAACAAACGTATTATTGATGCAACAGCTGATCGTTGCGGCATGCCTGCTGAAAAAGTAATGGTTAACATTGAGCGTTACGGAAATACCACCAATGGCACAATTCCGTTATGTTTATGGGAGTGGGAAGATAGGCTTAAAAAAGGCGATAATCTTATTCTTGCCGCGTTTGGCGGTGGTTTTACATGGGGTGCTGTTTACCTCAAGTGGGCCTACTAA
- the plsX gene encoding phosphate acyltransferase PlsX — protein MRIGLDVMGGDFAPKAAVLGAIETFKALPSDQHLVLIGDSNQVKAICEEVGFDANNFELVHTEDVIGMGEHPTKAIVKKPNSSIAVGFGLLKEGKIDAFSSAGNTGAMLVGSMFTVKAIPGVIRPCMPTMVPKLTGGVGVILDVGANADCKPDVLLQFGVLGKLFAENIYNVENPKVGLMNIGEEEEKGNLLSLATYPLMKDTELFNFIGNVEGRDLFNDKADVIVCDGFTGNIVLKLAESFYVLTRKKGMKDEFFDRFNYEQYGGSPILGVNAPVVIGHGISSPEAIKNMLLLSRDLITSGLIDKIKQAFQ, from the coding sequence ATGCGTATTGGTTTAGATGTGATGGGTGGCGATTTTGCGCCTAAAGCTGCTGTTTTAGGAGCAATTGAAACCTTTAAAGCGCTGCCGTCCGACCAACATCTGGTCTTAATAGGCGACAGTAATCAGGTAAAAGCGATTTGTGAAGAGGTAGGCTTTGATGCGAACAACTTTGAGTTGGTTCACACCGAAGATGTTATTGGTATGGGCGAACACCCAACCAAGGCTATCGTTAAAAAACCGAATTCAAGTATTGCAGTAGGATTCGGATTACTTAAGGAAGGTAAAATTGATGCTTTCTCAAGTGCTGGTAATACCGGTGCTATGTTAGTAGGTTCAATGTTTACAGTGAAAGCTATTCCTGGAGTAATTCGTCCGTGTATGCCAACAATGGTTCCTAAGTTAACCGGTGGTGTAGGTGTAATATTAGATGTAGGTGCAAACGCTGATTGTAAACCTGATGTGTTACTTCAGTTCGGTGTTTTAGGTAAGTTATTTGCCGAGAACATCTACAATGTTGAAAATCCTAAAGTAGGATTGATGAACATTGGAGAAGAAGAGGAAAAAGGGAACTTGCTTAGTCTGGCTACCTATCCTTTGATGAAAGACACAGAATTATTCAACTTTATTGGAAATGTTGAAGGTCGTGATTTGTTTAACGACAAAGCCGATGTAATTGTGTGTGATGGATTTACTGGTAACATTGTATTAAAGCTGGCCGAATCGTTTTACGTGCTTACTCGTAAGAAAGGCATGAAGGACGAGTTTTTTGACCGGTTTAATTATGAGCAATATGGAGGGAGCCCTATTTTAGGTGTAAACGCTCCTGTGGTCATCGGACACGGTATTTCTAGTCCTGAGGCTATTAAGAACATGTTGCTATTATCGCGCGATCTGATAACTTCAGGCCTGATCGATAAGATCAAACAAGCATTTCAATAA
- the rpmF gene encoding 50S ribosomal protein L32: MPNPKRKFSKSRRDKRRTHYKAAATPLFVCKTTGAVHLPHRAYTVDGNLYYRGKLIVENTAQA; this comes from the coding sequence ATGCCAAATCCTAAGCGTAAATTTTCGAAATCGAGAAGAGATAAGCGTAGAACTCACTACAAAGCAGCGGCTACTCCGTTATTCGTATGTAAAACTACCGGTGCTGTACACTTGCCTCACCGCGCTTATACAGTTGACGGTAACTTATACTACCGTGGTAAACTGATTGTTGAAAACACTGCACAAGCTTAA
- a CDS encoding YceD family protein, translating to MKANREYIIPFVGLNLGNNEFEYSIDRKFFDEYEYSLVKNGDIKVHLTFNKHETMFVLDFHIEGTIEVTCDRCLAPFSHEIDTTEQQIIKLSDAEFEDDNGDIILISRGAYEYDIAPLIYEYINLQAPIITTCDGKQNFCDQAMLDKLNKLRIEDDSETKTDPRWDALKNFGDN from the coding sequence TTGAAAGCGAATAGAGAGTATATTATCCCCTTTGTAGGCTTAAACCTTGGTAACAATGAGTTTGAATATTCCATAGACAGAAAGTTCTTTGACGAATACGAATATTCATTGGTTAAAAACGGGGATATCAAAGTACACTTAACGTTCAATAAACATGAAACAATGTTTGTTCTTGATTTTCATATTGAGGGCACCATTGAAGTAACTTGTGATCGTTGTTTGGCTCCATTTTCACATGAAATTGATACAACCGAACAACAGATCATTAAACTATCAGATGCAGAGTTTGAAGATGATAACGGTGACATTATCCTTATCAGTCGCGGCGCTTACGAGTATGATATAGCTCCGCTGATTTATGAGTATATCAATTTGCAAGCACCAATCATTACCACTTGCGATGGGAAACAAAATTTTTGTGACCAAGCAATGTTGGATAAACTAAACAAACTCCGGATTGAAGATGATTCAGAGACTAAAACAGACCCTCGTTGGGATGCTCTGAAAAATTTTGGAGATAATTAA
- a CDS encoding isoaspartyl peptidase/L-asparaginase family protein, whose amino-acid sequence MQAGSSDSGNIALVIHGGAGTILKKNMTPEKEEAYRAALTQALKAGYAVLEKGGKSIDAVEAAVNIMEDSPLFNAGKGAVFTNEGKNEMDASIMDGKNLMAGSVASVTTIKNPITAAKTVMLKSPHVMMIGAGAEKFAKEQGLTIVDPSYFYTEDRWKQLQKAKEEDKIQLDHADSAKKTTGLLKQKENKDYKYGTVGACALDVYGNLAAATSTGGMTNKRFGRVGDSPIIGAGTYANNNSCAVSCTGWGEFFIRNVVAHDVAALVEYKGLSLKEAAEEVIMKKVPALGGDGGLIALDRNGNIAMTFNTEGMYRGYITKDGKVVVEIYK is encoded by the coding sequence ATGCAAGCGGGGAGTTCTGATAGTGGAAATATTGCATTGGTTATTCATGGAGGGGCCGGAACCATATTGAAAAAGAATATGACACCGGAGAAAGAAGAAGCTTATAGAGCGGCTTTAACGCAAGCGCTTAAAGCTGGTTATGCTGTTTTGGAAAAAGGAGGAAAGAGCATCGATGCGGTAGAAGCAGCAGTAAATATTATGGAAGACTCTCCATTATTCAATGCAGGAAAGGGTGCTGTATTTACTAATGAAGGTAAAAACGAAATGGATGCATCGATAATGGATGGAAAAAACTTAATGGCTGGTTCAGTGGCATCTGTTACTACAATTAAAAATCCGATTACTGCCGCAAAAACTGTTATGTTAAAATCACCACATGTAATGATGATTGGAGCGGGAGCAGAAAAATTTGCTAAAGAGCAAGGCTTAACCATCGTTGATCCATCTTATTTTTATACAGAAGATAGATGGAAGCAATTGCAAAAAGCTAAAGAGGAGGATAAAATTCAGCTAGATCATGCTGATTCTGCAAAAAAAACAACTGGATTATTAAAGCAAAAGGAAAATAAGGATTATAAGTACGGAACAGTAGGTGCATGCGCTTTGGATGTGTATGGAAACTTAGCCGCTGCCACTTCTACTGGTGGAATGACAAACAAGCGTTTTGGAAGGGTGGGAGATTCTCCGATTATTGGTGCGGGAACGTATGCAAATAATAATAGTTGTGCCGTATCATGTACCGGCTGGGGCGAATTCTTTATCAGAAATGTTGTTGCTCATGATGTTGCCGCTTTGGTTGAATATAAAGGCTTAAGCTTAAAAGAGGCTGCCGAAGAAGTAATCATGAAAAAAGTTCCTGCCTTAGGAGGCGACGGGGGCTTGATTGCATTGGATAGAAATGGAAATATTGCCATGACTTTTAATACTGAGGGCATGTATCGTGGGTATATTACTAAAGATGGAAAAGTTGTGGTTGAAATTTATAAATAA
- a CDS encoding NUDIX hydrolase — translation MSDLKWEKLSSEYIHKDQWATLRADVCKMPNGKIIEPYYVLEYANWVNAVALTENNEAIMVRQYRHGAERTLLEIVGGVIDETDGSPEETIRRELLEETGYEFDTVEQTAVLYPNPSTSGNVTYSFLAKGGRKVAEQVLDHSEELEVILISVDELKQLLLDNKLMQSLHASSVFYGLRKLEVL, via the coding sequence ATGTCGGATTTAAAGTGGGAAAAATTATCTTCTGAATACATTCACAAAGATCAATGGGCAACTCTTCGCGCGGATGTATGCAAAATGCCCAACGGCAAAATCATCGAACCCTACTATGTTTTAGAGTATGCAAACTGGGTAAATGCTGTTGCATTAACGGAGAATAATGAGGCAATTATGGTTCGGCAATACCGTCATGGAGCTGAACGAACGTTACTTGAAATTGTGGGCGGAGTAATAGATGAAACTGACGGCTCTCCGGAAGAAACAATCAGGCGCGAATTATTGGAGGAAACTGGTTATGAATTTGATACCGTTGAACAAACTGCCGTTTTGTATCCTAATCCTTCAACTTCGGGTAATGTTACCTATAGTTTTTTAGCTAAAGGTGGAAGAAAAGTAGCAGAACAAGTGCTTGACCATTCGGAAGAACTGGAAGTAATCCTAATCTCAGTAGACGAACTTAAACAGCTTTTGCTTGACAATAAGCTAATGCAATCATTACATGCAAGCTCCGTCTTCTACGGCTTAAGGAAACTGGAAGTGCTATAA
- the rdgB gene encoding RdgB/HAM1 family non-canonical purine NTP pyrophosphatase translates to MSSKLVFATNNLHKLEEVNAMLNGAFELLTLEQIGCDVDIPETGETFEENAGQKSWYVYNNYNMNCFGDDSGLVVDALNGEPGVYSARYSGTRDHDKNIDLLLKKLEGKENRAARFKAVISLVLGGKEHLFEGTVEGTIRHARSGTDGFGYDPIFQADGYTITFAEMGMDEKNAISHRGRAVEKLVNFLKTQ, encoded by the coding sequence ATGTCAAGTAAGCTTGTTTTTGCTACTAATAACCTCCATAAATTAGAAGAAGTAAATGCCATGTTAAATGGTGCCTTTGAGCTTTTAACTCTTGAGCAAATTGGCTGTGATGTAGATATTCCTGAAACCGGAGAAACTTTTGAAGAAAATGCCGGGCAAAAATCATGGTACGTTTATAATAACTATAACATGAATTGCTTTGGCGATGACAGCGGTTTAGTAGTTGATGCTTTAAACGGAGAGCCGGGAGTTTATTCGGCAAGATATAGCGGTACACGTGATCATGATAAAAACATTGACTTATTGCTCAAGAAATTAGAAGGAAAAGAAAATCGAGCTGCTAGGTTTAAAGCCGTTATTTCTTTGGTTTTAGGTGGAAAAGAGCACTTGTTTGAAGGAACAGTTGAGGGAACTATTCGTCATGCACGCTCTGGTACTGACGGGTTTGGCTACGATCCAATCTTCCAAGCGGATGGGTATACGATAACCTTTGCAGAAATGGGAATGGATGAAAAAAATGCCATAAGTCACAGAGGTAGAGCAGTTGAAAAACTTGTCAACTTCCTTAAAACTCAATAA